A window of Lacibacter sediminis contains these coding sequences:
- a CDS encoding TerC/Alx family metal homeostasis membrane protein: MNPTQITYLVFGIVLILAIVFDLGLLSKKSAHLTTKQALKQTVFWVILGLGFGAFMWYEDGKQAALEYVSAYLMEWSLSIDNIFVFVLIFSFFKVKEPYIPRVLLIGVLMAIVFRVIFITLGVELVNRFHWILYIFGVFLIYTGFKMFTTNQEEEYDPRESKVYLFLKKFLPITMDDGDGKYVVKQHGKPVYTALFVVVVMLATTDIVFALDSIPAVMGIVDRKSEHASLVIYTSNVFAVLGLRSLFFLLRGAVSKFDFLQQGIAIVLVFIGLKMLGEELIGTVVDRTSQVIISLVVIVACISGSIFYSMYHKKKNAPPDLKD, from the coding sequence ATGAACCCCACTCAAATCACTTATCTCGTTTTTGGCATTGTACTCATTCTTGCTATTGTGTTTGACCTTGGCCTTTTGAGTAAAAAATCGGCACATCTTACAACGAAGCAGGCACTGAAGCAAACTGTTTTCTGGGTGATACTCGGACTCGGCTTTGGTGCTTTCATGTGGTATGAAGATGGCAAGCAGGCAGCATTAGAATATGTGAGTGCCTACCTGATGGAATGGAGTTTGAGTATTGATAATATTTTTGTGTTTGTTCTCATCTTCAGTTTTTTTAAAGTAAAGGAACCTTACATCCCACGTGTTTTATTGATTGGTGTGTTGATGGCAATCGTATTCCGTGTAATTTTTATTACACTTGGTGTTGAACTGGTGAACCGTTTTCACTGGATACTCTACATTTTCGGCGTATTTCTGATATACACCGGTTTCAAAATGTTTACTACCAATCAGGAGGAAGAATATGATCCAAGAGAAAGCAAAGTGTATCTGTTCCTCAAAAAGTTTTTACCCATCACCATGGATGATGGAGATGGCAAGTATGTAGTGAAACAACATGGCAAACCGGTTTATACCGCTTTGTTTGTGGTAGTGGTGATGCTTGCTACAACCGATATTGTTTTTGCATTGGATTCTATCCCGGCAGTTATGGGTATTGTTGATCGCAAGAGCGAGCATGCTTCACTGGTTATCTATACATCAAATGTATTTGCCGTGTTAGGTTTGCGTTCGCTTTTCTTTCTGTTAAGAGGTGCAGTTAGCAAATTTGATTTCCTGCAACAGGGCATTGCTATTGTACTTGTATTTATTGGTTTAAAAATGTTGGGAGAAGAATTGATTGGAACTGTGGTTGATAGAACTTCGCAGGTAATTATTTCGTTAGTTGTGATCGTAGCTTGTATCAGCGGTTCTATTTTTTACTCCATGTATCACAAGAAAAAAAATGCACCGCCTGATCTGAAAGATTAG
- a CDS encoding RHS repeat domain-containing protein: MKPLMYPKPLRLATFVCLFIAIPFVQIFAQNECSTAVTLTSSTGCNNTNINLSSATESSGIPLGCAAAGTYNDFWYSFTAVSTSHTITLSNIGTRITAPRIQLYSGACGSLTSVACSSSPHTSLTQTSLTVGAVYYIRISQYGAFGGTGNYRADICITHPVAPPANDECANSTLLTSSISCTSTTGNLFYSTASSGVTTTCGTGTLYDVWYRFQATATTHAVSLSSLGASLTTSNTYIQVLSGYCGTYTSLGCGTAANRLKVNGLTAGTFYYVRIYTTATPTVIPSTAWTFNICVQNPPANDDCTGAVSLTAASTSTCTNTTGSLDMSTVSTPTVGCATGTNYDVWYSFTATAVTHTISLSNVGSAITAPRIQLYSAACGSLTSISCATGTSLTQAALTIGTNYYVRVSNNNTDPSATSGSNTGFSICVVSSTTPINDNCSSPMSITSSTVCNSISGTLFNATASTAGQITSSCGNNSSAADVWYSFVAQTAYPSIVFNNIGIPAASGGGASGNRAIVQLLSASSLCANAYTSLSCTLLTSTGSSTITTSSLNSGMGLTVGQTYYIRVFYNQSGTPASTWTFALCVQDPSPAAITLETSKSYINVTKNNGGGSIDVGDVLEIRSTLYLSSGTIDSLSFQDTLKAGAGLTYQSGTVALRTNEGKIYPIGSSAYSDATGDDAAHATGTGAGTDANIRIFMGVSPTSSRGGTAVATTTLPRGSGRHLVMATYRVQVTGVEGTRINFGGGSFRYRNQNTGLFTEVVFPRDSLIVYASPTVCPNAVSATNVIGDEFNGTFGIATGTGQTNRNASANTTYTFVNFTSGSPQDNFYGITNNTAAAGTTVTNTLAKPNAARVFNVWDISGDHTGAADENVGNPPCNSSLPVSATNPCGYMMVVNSSYRTSTAFEFNVANACPETYYEVSAWFKNVCYKCGADYDGTGSFYGGGDGIYIPTGTGDSSGVKPNIAIKVNNLDYYSTGDIQYQGLGGTQSASDGLNNWVKRAFVYKTDATTTSFSLSLRNNAPGAGGNDWAIDDISFKTCSPTLQMTPNASQTFCENGQVDMRVFVESYYNMYQYYEWERSTDGGNTWGPAPAVTGAQSFSYTSMGNGYRDTVSYPSLLATTSTAGHRYRIRVATTASGLSNSCAVFNTDETIVINLASSGCAVLPAELLKFNVELNGDKSVLTWKTKDESLKGYEVERSNDGVHFSFIGFVNAKGINRSETSYLFNDPVAVSGKVYYRLKMVSFATESNKYSNTLSVTLNPQQKFEITNLVNPFISTVNFQLTAFRNETVELQLTDALGHPIVNKKITVNKGANGVSFNVPQILARGSYLLRVVSPSGSVHKIIQKQ; the protein is encoded by the coding sequence ATGAAACCGTTAATGTACCCAAAGCCGCTTCGACTTGCTACATTCGTTTGTTTATTTATTGCGATTCCCTTTGTTCAAATATTTGCTCAAAATGAATGTTCAACAGCCGTAACACTTACCTCTTCAACAGGCTGTAATAACACCAACATTAATTTAAGCAGCGCTACAGAAAGCTCAGGCATACCGTTGGGATGTGCAGCAGCCGGTACATACAATGATTTCTGGTACTCATTCACAGCAGTATCTACATCACATACTATTACATTAAGTAATATCGGAACAAGGATCACTGCACCAAGAATTCAATTGTATAGTGGTGCTTGTGGATCATTGACATCCGTAGCATGCTCTTCATCACCTCATACATCATTAACACAAACAAGTTTAACTGTTGGAGCAGTTTATTATATAAGAATATCTCAGTATGGTGCATTCGGCGGAACAGGTAATTACAGGGCCGATATTTGTATTACACATCCGGTTGCGCCACCAGCAAATGATGAGTGTGCTAATTCAACTTTATTGACATCGTCCATTTCCTGTACGTCAACCACAGGGAATTTGTTTTATTCGACTGCAAGCTCAGGTGTGACCACTACTTGCGGTACCGGCACATTATACGATGTATGGTATCGTTTCCAGGCTACGGCAACAACACATGCGGTTAGTTTGAGCAGCCTAGGGGCATCTCTTACAACTTCAAATACATATATACAAGTACTGAGTGGATATTGTGGTACTTACACCTCTTTAGGTTGTGGTACTGCTGCGAACCGTTTAAAAGTAAACGGCCTTACCGCTGGAACGTTTTACTATGTCCGTATCTACACAACAGCCACACCAACAGTAATTCCGTCAACTGCATGGACATTTAATATTTGTGTACAAAATCCTCCTGCAAATGATGATTGTACCGGAGCTGTAAGTTTAACAGCAGCAAGTACTTCAACATGTACCAATACTACAGGCAGTCTTGATATGTCAACCGTAAGTACTCCAACTGTAGGTTGTGCAACGGGTACTAACTACGATGTGTGGTATAGTTTTACAGCTACAGCTGTTACTCATACAATCTCCTTAAGTAATGTTGGAAGTGCGATCACTGCTCCACGTATTCAATTGTACAGTGCGGCGTGTGGCTCCTTAACGTCGATCAGCTGTGCCACTGGCACATCGTTAACTCAGGCGGCTTTAACAATCGGTACAAACTACTATGTAAGAGTTTCAAATAATAATACCGACCCATCTGCAACATCAGGTTCCAATACAGGGTTTAGTATTTGTGTAGTAAGCTCTACTACGCCTATAAATGATAACTGTTCATCTCCGATGTCTATCACAAGTAGCACGGTCTGTAATTCGATTTCAGGTACATTGTTTAATGCAACAGCATCAACAGCCGGGCAAATCACCAGCTCATGTGGCAATAACTCAAGCGCTGCGGATGTATGGTATAGTTTTGTTGCACAAACAGCTTATCCAAGTATCGTTTTTAATAACATTGGTATTCCTGCTGCAAGTGGTGGTGGTGCTAGTGGTAACAGGGCGATTGTTCAATTACTATCAGCCTCTTCACTTTGTGCTAATGCATATACTTCTTTGTCGTGTACTTTGCTTACAAGTACAGGATCAAGTACTATAACCACAAGCTCTCTTAATAGTGGTATGGGATTAACAGTTGGCCAAACATACTATATCAGAGTCTTCTATAATCAATCTGGAACACCCGCAAGTACGTGGACATTTGCTCTGTGTGTTCAGGATCCAAGCCCTGCAGCAATTACTCTTGAAACTTCAAAAAGCTATATTAACGTAACGAAGAATAATGGTGGTGGAAGTATTGATGTGGGCGATGTGTTGGAAATCCGTTCTACTTTATATTTAAGTTCAGGAACCATTGATAGCTTATCATTTCAAGATACATTAAAGGCAGGGGCAGGACTCACCTATCAATCTGGTACTGTAGCTTTGCGTACAAACGAAGGTAAAATCTATCCGATTGGTTCATCGGCCTATTCGGATGCAACTGGAGATGATGCTGCTCACGCAACAGGTACAGGTGCAGGTACTGATGCTAATATCAGAATTTTTATGGGGGTAAGTCCTACTTCTTCAAGAGGCGGAACTGCAGTTGCTACAACCACGTTGCCAAGGGGAAGCGGCCGGCATCTCGTAATGGCAACATATCGTGTACAGGTAACAGGTGTAGAAGGAACACGTATCAATTTCGGAGGAGGGTCGTTCCGTTATCGAAATCAAAACACAGGCTTATTTACTGAAGTTGTTTTTCCGAGAGATAGTCTGATCGTTTATGCAAGTCCTACTGTTTGTCCAAATGCTGTATCAGCCACCAATGTAATTGGTGATGAATTCAATGGGACGTTTGGTATAGCAACTGGTACTGGCCAAACAAACAGAAATGCTTCGGCGAATACCACGTATACGTTTGTCAATTTTACCTCAGGCTCACCTCAGGATAATTTTTATGGCATAACAAATAATACTGCGGCAGCAGGAACCACTGTAACGAATACCCTTGCCAAACCAAACGCTGCACGTGTGTTTAATGTGTGGGATATCAGTGGTGACCATACCGGAGCAGCAGATGAAAATGTAGGCAACCCACCATGTAACAGTTCATTGCCTGTGAGTGCAACAAATCCTTGCGGTTACATGATGGTGGTTAACTCATCATATCGTACAAGTACAGCTTTTGAATTTAATGTTGCTAATGCATGTCCTGAAACCTATTACGAGGTTTCAGCATGGTTTAAAAATGTATGTTATAAATGTGGAGCTGATTATGATGGCACAGGATCCTTCTACGGTGGCGGCGATGGAATTTACATACCAACAGGAACAGGTGACTCCTCTGGTGTAAAACCAAACATTGCTATTAAAGTAAATAATCTCGATTATTATTCAACAGGCGATATTCAGTACCAAGGTTTAGGAGGTACACAGTCTGCATCTGATGGATTAAACAATTGGGTGAAGCGTGCGTTTGTATATAAAACAGATGCCACAACAACTTCTTTTTCTCTCAGCTTAAGAAACAATGCACCGGGTGCCGGTGGTAACGATTGGGCCATTGATGATATCTCATTCAAAACCTGTTCGCCAACTTTACAAATGACACCAAATGCAAGTCAGACATTTTGTGAGAACGGGCAGGTTGACATGCGGGTGTTTGTCGAATCTTATTACAACATGTATCAGTACTACGAGTGGGAAAGAAGCACTGATGGTGGTAATACATGGGGACCAGCGCCCGCTGTAACAGGTGCACAATCGTTTAGTTATACAAGCATGGGCAATGGTTATAGAGATACAGTATCATATCCGTCTTTGTTGGCAACAACTTCAACTGCAGGTCATCGTTACCGCATCAGAGTAGCAACAACTGCAAGTGGTTTGTCTAACTCATGTGCGGTGTTTAATACCGATGAGACAATTGTCATCAACCTTGCAAGTTCTGGTTGTGCAGTATTGCCGGCTGAGCTGCTTAAGTTCAATGTTGAATTAAATGGCGACAAGAGTGTTCTCACATGGAAAACAAAAGATGAAAGTCTGAAAGGATATGAAGTTGAACGCAGCAACGATGGTGTACATTTTAGCTTCATTGGTTTTGTAAATGCAAAGGGCATCAATCGTAGCGAAACATCTTATTTGTTCAATGATCCTGTTGCTGTATCAGGTAAAGTATATTATCGTTTGAAAATGGTAAGCTTTGCTACAGAAAGCAACAAATACAGCAATACTCTTTCGGTTACATTAAATCCACAACAAAAATTCGAGATCACGAATCTTGTAAATCCGTTTATCAGTACAGTCAACTTCCAGTTAACGGCTTTCCGTAACGAAACAGTTGAGCTGCAATTAACAGATGCATTAGGTCATCCCATTGTGAACAAAAAAATAACGGTGAACAAAGGTGCAAATGGAGTTTCATTCAATGTGCCGCAAATACTTGCAAGAGGATCGTATCTTTTACGGGTTGTATCGCCATCTGGTTCTGTTCATAAGATCATTCAGAAACAATAA
- a CDS encoding lipoprotein signal peptidase encodes MKLRYVIFIILIILFADQGLKIWIKTTMEYQDEKFILGRWFRLYFIENAGMAYGWKLGNSEWAKMALTLFRLGAVIFGTWYLVKIVKEKYHRGFIICAALIYAGALGNLIDSLFYGMIFDKGMIYNAAADTYFGYDGLAKATGKGYSSFLHGHVVDMLYFPIIENKMMPSWVPVWGGKPFTFFQAIFNIADAAISTGVITILVFQKRFFKHHKTEETNTTVETNTEVSDDAQVM; translated from the coding sequence GTGAAACTTCGTTACGTTATATTCATTATTCTCATTATTCTGTTTGCTGATCAGGGTTTAAAGATCTGGATCAAAACAACCATGGAATACCAGGATGAAAAATTTATTCTTGGTCGCTGGTTCCGCTTGTACTTTATTGAAAATGCGGGTATGGCTTACGGTTGGAAACTGGGCAACAGCGAATGGGCAAAAATGGCGCTCACGCTCTTCCGTTTAGGCGCTGTTATTTTCGGCACCTGGTACCTCGTAAAAATTGTAAAAGAAAAATACCACAGAGGTTTTATCATTTGTGCTGCGTTGATCTATGCCGGTGCGCTTGGCAACCTCATCGATAGTTTGTTCTACGGAATGATCTTCGATAAAGGCATGATCTATAATGCCGCTGCAGATACTTACTTTGGTTATGATGGGTTAGCAAAAGCAACAGGTAAGGGTTATTCATCTTTTCTTCATGGTCATGTGGTAGATATGTTGTACTTCCCCATTATTGAGAACAAGATGATGCCAAGCTGGGTACCAGTTTGGGGCGGCAAACCATTTACGTTCTTCCAGGCTATTTTTAATATTGCTGATGCTGCTATCTCGACAGGCGTAATCACTATCTTAGTTTTTCAAAAACGTTTTTTTAAGCATCACAAAACGGAAGAAACAAATACGACAGTTGAAACAAATACAGAAGTAAGCGATGATGCACAAGTGATGTGA
- a CDS encoding bifunctional UDP-N-acetylmuramoyl-tripeptide:D-alanyl-D-alanine ligase/alanine racemase — translation MSHYNIDRIAAVLQASYLQKADTTGYVEHLLIDSRRIILPATALFFALKTARRDGHDFITETYNKGVRHFIVQQQVDIKVLPGANVLLVPDTLKALQQLASYHRQQFSIPVIGITGSNGKTIVKDWLYQLLSDHYNIIRSPKSYNSQVGVPLSVWQLQPQHTLAIFEAGISQQGEMDALQQIIQPTIGVLTNISEVHADGFSDAQEKLVEKQKLFAGTTAVICSPEKLLPLSFRQEHIFSWGEQKENKVVITRINKKLAETTIDFTSWELSESITIPFIDDASVENVLTCLSVCLYLKVPFSEIKEKFNQLRAVSLRLELKSGLHNTTIINDSYSADLSSLAIALNMLQQQGQHTKRSIILSDFQLTEEQETETYTSIAALLHHHNINRLITVGKKTKQLLAPLVAGDIEVQSFSSTAELAEQLPALGFQNETILIKGARVFELDRIAQLLEQKTHQTVLEINLSAIVRNIRAHQQLLKPSTMIMAMVKAFSYGSGSYEIANLLQFMKADYLAVAFTDEGVALRKAGITLPIMVMNPEPITFDSLIDHNLEPELFSFSILHAFESFLEKEGISSYPVHLKIDTGMHRLGFMQHELPALADVLKKNSFTVQSVFSHLAASEDPAEDAFTLEQSKRFEEACAFLQSTLDYTFIRHLDNSHGTIRHPQLQYDMVRLGIGMYGVSSAKGKLQLEEALQLKTTIAQIKQLHPGDTVGYNRRGIITQPSTVATVRIGYADGYPRNLSNGKGHMFVNGKPAPVIGTVCMDMTMLDITGIADVREGDEVIVFGPEFSVVEVAKQSQTIAYELMTGISQRVKRVYFEE, via the coding sequence ATGTCACATTACAACATTGATCGTATTGCAGCGGTTCTGCAGGCTTCTTATTTGCAAAAAGCAGATACGACAGGTTATGTTGAACATCTACTGATCGATAGCAGGCGCATTATTCTTCCTGCAACAGCTTTATTCTTTGCTTTAAAAACTGCACGGAGAGATGGGCATGACTTCATCACCGAAACATATAACAAAGGTGTTCGCCATTTCATTGTTCAGCAACAGGTTGATATAAAAGTATTGCCCGGTGCCAATGTATTGTTGGTGCCGGATACATTAAAAGCGTTGCAGCAACTCGCTTCTTACCACCGTCAACAGTTTTCTATTCCTGTCATTGGTATTACAGGAAGCAATGGTAAAACAATTGTAAAAGATTGGCTGTATCAATTATTAAGCGATCATTACAATATCATCCGCAGCCCCAAGAGTTATAACTCGCAGGTTGGCGTTCCGTTAAGTGTTTGGCAATTGCAGCCGCAGCACACGCTGGCTATTTTTGAAGCAGGCATTTCACAACAAGGCGAAATGGATGCACTGCAGCAAATCATTCAACCAACAATTGGTGTACTCACCAATATCAGCGAAGTACACGCTGATGGTTTTAGTGATGCCCAGGAAAAACTGGTTGAAAAGCAAAAATTATTTGCCGGTACAACTGCTGTTATCTGTTCACCCGAAAAATTATTACCGCTTTCATTTCGGCAAGAACATATTTTCAGTTGGGGTGAACAGAAAGAAAATAAAGTTGTCATCACCCGCATTAATAAAAAATTAGCTGAGACTACAATTGATTTTACAAGTTGGGAGTTATCAGAAAGTATTACTATTCCTTTCATAGATGATGCATCTGTTGAAAACGTCCTCACCTGTTTATCAGTTTGCCTTTACCTGAAAGTTCCTTTTTCGGAGATAAAAGAAAAATTCAATCAATTACGTGCTGTAAGCTTACGCCTTGAGTTGAAAAGTGGCTTGCACAATACAACCATCATCAACGATAGTTATAGTGCCGACCTGAGTTCACTCGCCATTGCATTGAATATGTTGCAGCAACAAGGCCAACATACCAAACGCAGCATTATTCTTTCCGATTTTCAATTAACTGAAGAACAGGAAACAGAAACATATACTTCCATAGCTGCATTGCTGCACCATCACAACATTAACCGACTGATCACTGTTGGTAAAAAAACAAAACAATTGCTGGCACCACTTGTGGCAGGAGATATTGAAGTACAAAGTTTTTCATCAACCGCAGAGCTTGCAGAACAATTACCTGCCCTTGGTTTTCAAAATGAAACCATTCTCATTAAAGGAGCACGTGTGTTTGAACTTGATCGTATTGCACAATTGCTTGAACAGAAAACACACCAAACAGTTTTAGAGATCAATCTAAGTGCTATTGTAAGAAATATCAGGGCACATCAGCAATTGCTAAAGCCCTCAACAATGATCATGGCCATGGTAAAAGCATTTTCATATGGCAGTGGAAGCTACGAAATTGCAAATCTTCTGCAGTTCATGAAAGCAGATTATCTTGCTGTTGCTTTTACAGATGAAGGCGTGGCCTTGCGCAAAGCCGGTATTACATTACCCATCATGGTCATGAATCCGGAGCCCATTACGTTTGATTCATTGATCGATCATAATCTTGAACCGGAGTTATTTTCGTTTTCTATTCTTCATGCATTTGAATCATTTCTTGAAAAAGAAGGGATCAGCAGTTACCCTGTGCATTTAAAAATTGATACAGGTATGCATCGTCTTGGTTTTATGCAACACGAATTGCCTGCGCTTGCTGATGTTTTGAAGAAAAACAGTTTTACTGTTCAATCTGTATTCAGTCATCTTGCTGCAAGCGAAGATCCTGCTGAAGATGCGTTTACATTAGAACAATCGAAACGTTTTGAAGAAGCCTGTGCATTTCTTCAGTCAACACTTGATTATACATTCATCCGTCATTTAGATAATTCACACGGCACTATCCGTCACCCGCAATTGCAATACGACATGGTGCGTCTGGGCATTGGAATGTATGGCGTTAGTTCTGCAAAAGGCAAACTGCAATTAGAAGAAGCATTGCAATTGAAAACAACCATCGCACAAATAAAACAGTTACATCCCGGCGATACAGTTGGGTATAATCGCCGAGGCATCATTACTCAACCTTCAACTGTTGCCACCGTTCGCATTGGTTATGCCGATGGCTATCCCCGCAACCTCAGTAATGGTAAAGGCCACATGTTTGTGAATGGCAAACCAGCACCCGTGATCGGCACGGTTTGTATGGATATGACCATGCTCGATATTACCGGCATTGCTGATGTGCGTGAGGGAGATGAAGTGATTGTATTCGGCCCCGAATTTTCTGTTGTGGAAGTTGCTAAACAAAGCCAAACCATTGCTTATGAATTGATGACGGGTATCAGTCAACGGGTAAAAAGGGTTTACTTCGAAGAATAA
- the gldF gene encoding gliding motility-associated ABC transporter permease subunit GldF has protein sequence MRLALTTVPLHLKPDSARAVYFLYFCCSMWAICKKEFRQFFSNLTGYITIILFLLLNGLFLFVFSSFNILDYGYATLENFFNLSPYILLLLIPAVTMRLFPDEWRAGTMEILFTRPLTTRQIVLGKYIASLLVVLIALLPTLTYLITINAMSADGTSLDLGGIIGSYIGLLFLCAAFTAIGICCSSFTGNPVVAFLLSAFFCFVLYSGFTALSKLAGTGFDYVVEMLGMEFHYRSLSKGVIDSRDVIYFLSITLFTLFITTQRIGRKK, from the coding sequence GTGCGTCTTGCACTCACAACTGTTCCGCTTCATTTGAAACCGGATTCTGCAAGAGCTGTTTATTTCCTTTATTTTTGCTGCTCTATGTGGGCCATTTGCAAAAAAGAATTCCGTCAGTTTTTCAGCAATCTCACGGGATACATCACCATCATTCTTTTTCTTTTGCTGAACGGGTTGTTCCTGTTTGTGTTTTCCAGTTTCAACATTCTTGATTACGGATATGCCACACTGGAAAACTTCTTCAACCTCTCTCCTTACATATTATTGCTGTTGATCCCCGCAGTTACCATGCGCCTTTTCCCCGATGAGTGGAGAGCAGGCACAATGGAAATTTTGTTTACACGTCCGTTAACCACCCGCCAAATAGTTCTTGGGAAATACATTGCATCATTGCTGGTAGTGTTAATTGCATTACTTCCAACACTTACTTATCTCATCACCATCAATGCCATGAGTGCCGACGGCACTTCACTTGATTTAGGCGGCATCATCGGCTCCTATATTGGTCTTTTGTTTTTGTGTGCTGCGTTTACTGCCATTGGCATTTGTTGTAGCAGTTTCACAGGCAACCCTGTGGTTGCTTTTTTATTGAGTGCATTCTTCTGTTTTGTGTTATATAGTGGCTTTACAGCATTGAGTAAACTCGCTGGTACAGGCTTCGATTATGTAGTTGAAATGCTGGGTATGGAATTTCATTACCGCAGTTTATCAAAAGGTGTGATCGATAGCCGTGATGTGATCTACTTTTTAAGTATTACCCTGTTCACCCTTTTCATCACCACCCAGCGTATCGGCAGGAAAAAATAA
- the gldG gene encoding gliding motility-associated ABC transporter substrate-binding protein GldG, with product MKKLFSTKYGWFILLAALVLINVLSASLRLRWDLTSEERYSLSPQTKALLKNIDTTITVDVFLKGDFRSSFRKLRNSTNDLLNEMREYSGSRLQINYKSVDEMFTDEAKNFMLGEVINELRMNGVNVDSIKQTNPNFENEVIQQMMSDSLKSLGILPYTLEVQEKEEATTQRVIYPSALVKRGNKVISVDLLSGKTEYSRDPLTGSLVTDEAKSISNAEALLEFKFADAIEKIQRKQKPLIGYLTGNGQPMGPETFDLVQTLDANYLFQLVDLNKTNVIPKEFAAVMIVKPSIGFTDSTKMKIDQYIMQGGKVLWFLDMLHAEKDSLAIVAQTLAYDRGLNLDDLLFKYGVRINRDLLQDQQCDLSKLVVGNAGGQPQLADVPFNYYPLLNATGNHPITKNLEPVLSLFTNTLDTVKAEGITKNILLTSSENAKFVSTPAIISLQELQTIQDVNLYTKKNLPVAVFLEGQFNSFYGNRASAEMRQFFTKEYGSFKTKPDEPTQQLIIGDGDVVLNSFTKQEPFPMGYSRVQERSFANKTFLQNTLEYMTGNAGIVALRNKDVPLRLLNPQKVSDQRLQWQLINIAVPVLLVLLIGFGYMQWRKRTYSKKA from the coding sequence ATGAAAAAACTATTTTCCACGAAATACGGTTGGTTCATATTACTGGCAGCATTGGTGCTGATCAATGTATTATCCGCCTCACTTCGTTTGCGTTGGGATCTTACAAGTGAAGAACGTTATTCACTATCACCCCAAACAAAAGCGTTATTAAAAAATATTGATACAACAATTACAGTTGATGTATTCCTGAAAGGTGATTTCCGTTCATCGTTCCGCAAACTCCGCAACAGCACCAATGATCTGCTGAATGAAATGAGAGAATACAGCGGCAGCCGTTTGCAGATAAACTATAAATCGGTTGATGAAATGTTTACCGATGAAGCAAAGAATTTCATGTTGGGCGAAGTGATCAACGAACTGCGGATGAATGGGGTGAATGTTGACAGTATCAAACAAACTAATCCAAATTTCGAAAACGAAGTTATTCAGCAAATGATGAGCGACTCATTAAAGAGTCTCGGCATCTTACCTTATACCTTGGAAGTACAGGAAAAGGAAGAGGCCACAACACAACGGGTCATTTATCCTTCGGCACTTGTAAAAAGAGGAAACAAAGTTATTTCAGTTGATCTGCTCAGCGGAAAAACAGAATACAGCCGTGATCCGCTAACCGGCAGCTTGGTTACTGATGAAGCAAAAAGTATCAGCAACGCTGAAGCATTGCTTGAATTTAAGTTTGCAGACGCCATTGAAAAAATTCAACGTAAACAAAAACCACTCATTGGTTATTTAACCGGTAACGGACAACCTATGGGACCGGAAACATTTGACCTTGTACAAACATTAGATGCTAACTATCTCTTTCAGCTTGTTGACCTCAATAAAACGAATGTTATTCCAAAAGAGTTTGCTGCGGTGATGATCGTAAAACCATCCATTGGTTTTACTGATTCAACCAAGATGAAGATCGATCAGTACATTATGCAAGGTGGCAAAGTGTTGTGGTTTTTGGATATGCTGCATGCAGAAAAAGACAGTCTGGCAATTGTTGCACAAACGCTTGCTTATGATCGAGGTTTAAATCTTGATGACTTGTTGTTCAAATATGGTGTGCGCATCAACCGTGATCTGTTACAGGATCAGCAATGCGATTTGAGTAAGCTGGTGGTAGGTAACGCCGGGGGGCAGCCGCAGTTGGCAGATGTGCCTTTCAATTATTATCCCTTGCTTAATGCAACAGGTAATCATCCCATCACAAAAAATCTTGAACCGGTATTGAGCCTGTTTACCAATACGCTTGACACAGTTAAAGCAGAAGGCATTACTAAAAATATTCTGCTTACTTCCAGCGAAAATGCAAAGTTTGTAAGCACCCCCGCAATTATCAGCTTGCAGGAATTACAAACAATTCAGGACGTAAATCTTTACACGAAAAAGAATTTGCCTGTTGCTGTTTTTCTCGAAGGGCAATTCAATAGCTTTTACGGTAATCGTGCATCAGCAGAAATGCGTCAGTTCTTTACGAAGGAATATGGTTCGTTTAAAACAAAACCAGATGAACCCACACAACAATTAATCATAGGAGATGGCGATGTTGTGCTGAACAGTTTTACAAAGCAGGAACCTTTTCCCATGGGTTACAGTCGTGTGCAGGAACGTAGTTTTGCCAACAAAACATTTCTGCAAAACACATTGGAATATATGACGGGCAATGCAGGCATTGTGGCATTGCGTAATAAAGATGTACCATTGCGTTTACTGAATCCGCAAAAAGTGAGTGATCAACGGTTGCAATGGCAGCTCATCAATATTGCAGTGCCGGTATTACTGGTATTGCTGATTGGTTTTGGTTACATGCAATGGCGCAAACGTACTTACAGTAAAAAAGCTTAA